In the genome of Longimicrobium sp., the window GCGCCTTGAGGTCGTGGAGCACCGAGATGGTGTCCTGCGCGTTGCCCATCACCACGCTCTCGGTCACCTCCAGCTTCAGCCCGGCGGCATCTACCCCGCTGCGGTCCAGGACGGCGCGCACCTGGTCTACCAGCGACGGCCGGAACTGCCGCACGGAGAGGTTGATGCCCATGGCGATGGAGTGCGCCGGGTAGCGCGCCTGCCAATCGCGAAGCTGCCCCGCCGCCTGCTCCAGCACCCAGCCGCCGATGGGCAGGATCAGCCCCGTTTCCTCGGCCACGGGAATGAACTCGGCGGGGGGCACAAGGCCCCGCTCGGGGTGCTGCCAGCGCA includes:
- a CDS encoding EAL domain-containing protein, coding for RWQHPERGLVPPAEFIPVAEETGLILPIGGWVLEQAAGQLRDWQARYPAHSIAMGINLSVRQFRPSLVDQVRAVLDRSGVDAAGLKLEVTESVVMGNAQDTISVLHDLKALGVKLQVDDFGTGYSSLSYLHQLPLDILKIDRSFIVAMALGNKHMSIVRAIIALANTLGLETTAEGVDEIAQAQQLREMGATYGQGYLWSRPVPADQAEALITQPPRPR